A window from Chrysemys picta bellii isolate R12L10 chromosome 2, ASM1138683v2, whole genome shotgun sequence encodes these proteins:
- the LOC135981478 gene encoding uncharacterized protein LOC135981478, which yields MMQSSPAVMAVQSVNRKRAPSWTDREVLDLIAVWGDESVLSELRSKRRNAKIYKKISKDMAERGYSRDATQCRVKIMELRQGYQKTKEANGRSGSHPQTSRFYEALHSILGAAATTTPPVTVDSEDGIVSTAGSSDMLGDGEDEEGDEEGEAVGSAHNADFPDSQDLFITLTEIPYEASPAVTPDTESGEGSATPSATVSQPSLESHSQRLARIRRRKRRTREDMFSELMACSQAQAAQQTQWRENLTRMHQANMDREERWRQEDQQATQTLLGLLREQTDTLQRLVDVLQERRQEDRAPLQSISNRPPLPPSPIPTSPKVQRRRGGRVPAKSHSTPAESSSSRRLSFPKI from the exons atgatgcagagctctccagcagtgatggccgtgcagtctgtgaatagaaagagggccccatcatggactgatcgggaagtcttggatctcatcgctgtgtggggcgatgagtccgtgctttccgagctgcgatccaaaagacggaatgcaaagatctacaagaagatctctaaagacatggcagagagaggatacagccgggatgcaacgcagtgccgcgtgaaaatcatggagctgagacaaggctaccagaagaccaaagaggcaaacggacgctccggatcccatccccagacatcccgtttctacgaggcactgcattccatcctcggtgcggccgccaccactaccccaccagtgaccgtggactctgaggatgggatagtgtccacggccggttcctccgacatgttaggggacggggaagatgaggaaggagatgaggagggcgaggcagtcggcagcgctcacaacgctgatttccccgacagccaggatctcttcatcacccttacagagatcccctacgaagcgtccccagccgttaccccggacacagaatctggtgaaggatcagcca ccccatctgcgactgtctcacaacctagcctggaatcacactcccagaggctagcgcggattaggcgtaggaagaggaggacacgggaggacatgttctctgagcttatggcctgttcccaagcccaggcagcacagcagacccagtggcgggagaacttgacccgaatgcaccaagccaacatggatcgggaggagaggtggcgtcaggaagaccagcaggcgactcaaacgctgcttggactactgagggagcaaacggacacgctccagcgccttgtggatgttctgcaggaacggaggcaggaggacagagccccgctgcagtccatctctaaccgccctcccctgccaccaagtcccatacccacctcacccaaagtgcaaagaaggagaggcggcagagtccctgctaagtctcactccacccctgcagagagctctagtagcagaaggctctcatttcccaaaatttga